One Triticum dicoccoides isolate Atlit2015 ecotype Zavitan chromosome 4B, WEW_v2.0, whole genome shotgun sequence genomic window carries:
- the LOC119293368 gene encoding UDP-glucose 6-dehydrogenase 2, which translates to MVKICCIGAGYVGGPTMAVIALKCPDMEVVVVDISEARIAGWNSERLPIYEPGLDDVVKQCRGRNLFFSTDVERYVGEADVVFVSVNTPTKTRGLGAGKAADLTYWESAARMIADVSRSDKIVVEKSTVPVKTAEAIEKILAHNSRGVRYQILSNPEFLAEGTAVRDLFAPDRVLIGGRETPEGQAAVKVLKDVYARWVPEDRIITTNLWSAELSKLAANAFLAQRISSVNAISALCEATGADVTEVAYSIGKDSRIGPRFLSASVGFGGSCFQKDILNLVYICECYGLPEVADYWRQVIGINDYQKSRFVNRVVSSMFNTVAGKKVAVLGFAFKKDTGDTRETPAIDVCRGLLGDKAVVSIYDPQVTEEQVRRDLAMNKFDWDHPRHLQPVGEPADQPVAVTSDAYEAARDAHAVCILTEWEEFRNLDYGRMYDIMQKPAFVFDGRNIVDPEKLRDIGFIVYAIGKPLDQWLRDMPAVA; encoded by the coding sequence ATGGTGAAGATCTGCTGCATCGGCGCGGGCTACGTGGGTGGCCCGACGATGGCGGTGATCGCGCTTAAGTGCCCGGacatggaggtggtggtggtggacatCTCCGAGGCGCGTATCGCCGGCTGGAACAGTGAGCGCCTCCCCATCTACGAGCCCGGCCTGGACGACGTCGTCAAGCAGTgccgcggccgcaacctcttcttcAGCACCGACGTGGAGCGCTACGTGGGCGAGGCggacgtcgtcttcgtctccgtcaACACCCCCACCAAGACCCGCGGCCTCGGCGCCGGCAAGGCCGCCGACCTCACCTACTGGGAGAGCGCCGCGCGCATGATCGCCGACGTCTCCCGCTCCGACAAGATCGTGGTGGAGAAGTCCACCGTGCCCGTCAAGACCGCCGAGGCCATCGAGAAGATCCTCGCCCACAACAGCCGCGGCGTCCGCTACCAGATCCTGTCCAACCCGGAGTTCCTCGCCGAGGGCACCGCCGTGCGGGACCTCTTCGCGCCCGACCGCGTCCTCATCGGCGGCCGCGAGACCCCCGAGGGTCAGGCCGCGGTGAAGGTCCTCAAGGACGTGTACGCGCGCTGGGTCCCCGAGGACCGCATCATCACCACCAACCTCTGGTCGGCCGAGCTGTccaagctcgccgccaacgccttcCTCGCGCAGCGCATCTCCTCCGTGAACGCCATCTCCGCGCTGTGCGAGGCCACCGGCGCCGACGTCACCGAGGTGGCCTACTCCATCGGCAAGGACTCGCGCATCGGCCCGCGCTTCCTCTCCGCCAGCGTCGGCTTCGGCGGCTCCTGCTTCCAGAAGGACATCCTCAACCTCGTCTACATCTGCGAGTGCTACGGCCTCCCCGAGGTGGCGGACTACTGGCGGCAGGTCATCGGGATCAACGACTACCAGAAGAGCCGCTTCGTCAACCGCGTCGTCTCCTCCATGTTCAACACCGTCGCCGGGAAGAAGGTGGCCGTGCTGGGGTTCGCCTTCAAGAAGGACACCGGCGACACGCGCGAGACGCCGGCCATCGACGTGTGCCGGGGCCTGCTCGGGGACAAGGCCGTCGTCAGCATCTACGACCCGCAGGTGACGGAGGAGCAGGTGCGGCGCGACCTCGCCATGAACAAGTTCGACTGGGACCACCCGCGCCACCTGCAGCCCGTGGGCGAGCCCGCCGATCAACCCGTCGCCGTCACGTCGGACGCGTACGAGGCCGCCCGCGACGCGCACGCCGTCTGCATCCTGACCGAGTGGGAGGAGTTCAGGAACCTCGACTACGGGCGGATGTACGACATCATGCAGAAGCCGGCTTTCGTCTTCGACGGCCGCAACATCGTCGACCCGGAGAAGCTCCGGGACATCGGGTTCATCGTCTACGCCATTGGCAAGCCGCTTGACCAGTGGCTCAGGGACATGCCAGCCGTCGCCTGA